A single genomic interval of Microbacterium sp. BLY harbors:
- a CDS encoding type II toxin-antitoxin system prevent-host-death family antitoxin yields MNTLSRSVPSKDLRDQLADVLGGVAYGAERVGVTRHGKLTAVVIGVDDLELLEELEAARDAAEFGGAKAADDGGRVSLDDLRAELP; encoded by the coding sequence ATGAACACTCTCAGCCGCAGCGTGCCGTCGAAGGATCTGCGCGATCAGCTCGCCGACGTTCTCGGCGGTGTCGCGTATGGGGCGGAGCGGGTCGGGGTGACGCGTCACGGCAAGCTCACCGCGGTGGTCATCGGCGTCGACGACCTCGAGCTCCTGGAAGAGCTCGAGGCTGCGCGGGATGCGGCGGAGTTCGGAGGGGCGAAGGCGGCGGACGACGGGGGTCGAGTCTCGCTCGATGACCTCCGTGCGGAACTCCCGTGA
- a CDS encoding VanZ family protein, producing MGDQVFLGVIAVAIGLAVGVVLFVPFVAISYRRRGRLTLGRTVLWLAALVYFWAIWTYTLLPLPDPDAIRCVGMITDPMSVVRDVQKAFAAPGNPLRHPALLQLVFNVLLFMPLGVFLRVLGGRGLPTALVVGFGLSLLVETTQLTGVWGLYPCAYRFFDVGDLMTNTTGALVGSVLALVVPRSLRGVQARPDADEPRPVTRGRRALAMLCDGLANTFVVLGGGVAVQLWLEYVVQDHQAVLDGTLAETVSTVAACALWLVIILATGRSIGDLAVQLRYTGSRLPAALSRPLRWAGGIGGLTALGLLGGVFDALSSLLILVAIVLLFTTRQGRGLPGLLSGQHLEDARIPSRR from the coding sequence GTGGGGGATCAGGTGTTTCTGGGGGTCATCGCCGTGGCGATCGGCCTGGCCGTCGGCGTGGTGCTGTTCGTGCCCTTCGTCGCCATCAGCTATCGACGTCGCGGGCGGTTGACGCTCGGGCGGACGGTGCTCTGGCTCGCGGCGCTCGTGTACTTCTGGGCGATCTGGACGTACACGCTGCTGCCGCTGCCCGACCCGGACGCCATCCGCTGCGTCGGCATGATCACCGACCCGATGTCGGTGGTGCGCGACGTGCAGAAGGCGTTCGCCGCTCCGGGCAACCCGCTGCGCCACCCCGCCCTTCTCCAGCTCGTGTTCAACGTGCTGCTGTTCATGCCGCTCGGGGTGTTCCTGCGGGTGCTGGGCGGCCGCGGCCTCCCCACCGCGCTCGTCGTCGGCTTCGGGCTGTCGCTGCTGGTGGAGACCACGCAGCTCACCGGCGTCTGGGGCCTCTACCCGTGCGCGTACCGCTTCTTCGACGTGGGCGACCTGATGACGAACACGACCGGCGCCCTCGTCGGCTCGGTCCTCGCGCTCGTCGTGCCCCGATCGCTGCGCGGCGTCCAGGCGCGGCCGGACGCCGATGAGCCGCGCCCGGTCACCCGCGGCCGCCGCGCACTGGCGATGCTGTGCGACGGCCTCGCGAACACCTTCGTCGTCCTGGGCGGCGGGGTCGCGGTGCAGCTGTGGCTGGAATACGTCGTGCAGGACCATCAGGCCGTCCTCGACGGCACCCTCGCCGAGACGGTGAGCACCGTGGCCGCGTGCGCGCTGTGGCTCGTGATCATCCTCGCCACCGGCCGGTCGATCGGCGACCTGGCCGTGCAGCTGCGATACACCGGCTCCCGCCTGCCGGCCGCGCTCAGCCGGCCGCTGCGCTGGGCGGGCGGCATTGGCGGGCTCACGGCGCTGGGGCTGCTCGGCGGGGTCTTCGACGCGCTCTCGTCGCTGCTGATCCTCGTCGCCATCGTGCTGCTGTTCACCACCCGCCAGGGTCGCGGGCTTCCCGGCCTCCTCTCCGGCCAGCACCTCGAGGACGCCCGCATTCCCTCGCGGAGGTAA
- a CDS encoding type II toxin-antitoxin system RelE/ParE family toxin → MTRYRVEFTTAAAKEVRKLDPQLRRRILAGISDLEREPRPHGVRKLAGFDNAWRVRIADYRVLYEVVDERVLVTVVRVAHRRDVYDF, encoded by the coding sequence GTGACGCGGTACCGCGTCGAGTTCACCACCGCAGCGGCGAAGGAGGTCCGCAAGCTGGACCCTCAGCTCCGTCGGCGCATCCTCGCCGGGATCTCCGACCTCGAAAGGGAGCCCCGTCCACACGGCGTCCGCAAGCTCGCCGGGTTCGACAACGCCTGGCGCGTGCGGATCGCCGACTACCGTGTGCTCTACGAGGTCGTGGACGAGCGGGTGCTCGTCACCGTGGTCCGCGTCGCCCACCGGCGGGACGTCTACGACTTCTGA